The Betta splendens chromosome 7, fBetSpl5.4, whole genome shotgun sequence genome includes a window with the following:
- the magixa gene encoding membrane-associated guanylate kinase, WW and PDZ domain-containing protein 1 isoform X15, translating to MWMEIFYIFYMMSGSAAMSKATVKKLHWRSKVQESFVPLGGDSGELGLAIGGGADYGEFPFVTAAPGGGAVVGDIILEIGGTPVLGMTLGDVRGVLNSCPHPIRIKTVTPGSSLCKDLRLYLSKCFTPGSMDSQLQQLIRENLYLRAVPCTTRQPRDGEISGVDYNFVSIEEFFSLEESGALLESGKFKGNYYGTPRPVHIGPESPPITYQEHRNLLRNFRTRSKSLSNLEKAVEEGDNSEEDSGLSAGLAGAPPTTLPLSQSRKGMGNGGEGKRAGRGVGPLPENWELAFSDSGEPYYINHNNKTTSWLDPRTQGKETPSCIELPDFTEQPSQLKGYSVHTCLSKGPRGFGFNIVGGSRPREFLQVYSVTPGGPAALNTADILVYINNSCVLGRSHKEVVEMLKSVPMGQSVDVVLRRGYPMLYNPDGCPKQSLEKPPISSETFNLNQGLTHLTYSQTMEANGSSLGPDQMPTSNAAQQMTNGMTGPSTPTSSASDPLGPQPPLDRATTNHSDSDGGQSSTESRRYLIRYNSSTLPAFSSSSLLHHQNSKSSESDLSTSTLPISSATLPFNSSSSHTLSKLPVSEPETSLIQNSSSHTSADKPHPSSASPGVPAIPQKAPAMTPPRDVPSCGFNGCPANHQAPSLASRGNPGLVLPLGPGLPMSPPDGELVPVALGRNDGGGLGFSMTAGGQGGQLAVVRRVWDQRQCPSLQPGDTIMKINGADVQSLSLSQVQRVLREHTKQAEVVLLVYRAAGPVMSPVITPNFYKSLPSSRGLTNPSYSHSSAAANLPSPSTGALVGGIPPLNQTGLASESPQESHLTGASPVKTPDGPPVSTLIQSTSFLDSVPVTLTLEPRDLRGVKECAGGTHPVREGCGTAVKDTRGGGVKSVEVELRRRPGEGFGFVIASQEVTSALRLYCSYSPGRYQAHNLPRTDTQNKLRRCSSWFTSGLFIMLERLQLALKAVKDSKPPSLMSHRFVTVRRGSPAARSGQLQPGDHLEAVEGRPVVGLQHRDLAQILRRAGNTLRLSITPRHHDCSLSAGADLDVNGRLVKEGGRSKDESKFYSVDLERGPTGFGFSLRGGSEYNMGLYVLGLMEGGPAQRSSRMQSRQNERGKLVGIHTHCPLLAASQIGIRVISLSR from the exons ATGTGGATGGAGATTTTCTATATTTTCTACATGATGTCTGG cTCAGCTGCCATGTCTAAAGCTACGGTGAAGAAGCTGCACTGGCGCTCGAAG GTACAGGAGAGCTTTGTCCCACTGGGCGGGGATTCAGGTGAGCTGGGGCTGGCCATTGGAGGCGGGGCCGATTATGGTGAGTTCCCATTCGTCACGGCAGCCCCCGGTGGGGGGGCAGTGGTGGGCGATATCATCTTAGAAATCGGGGGAACTCCTGTGTTAGGAATGACGCTCGGTGATGTCAGAGGAGTCCTCAACTCCTGTCCTCATCCAATCAGAATCAAGACTGTTACACCAG GCTCATCTCTCTGTAAAGACCTCAGGTTGTACCTCAGCAAGTGTTTCACACCGGGCTCCATGGAcagtcagctgcagcagctcatcaggGAAAACCTGTACCTGCGAGCTGTGCCCT GCACGACCCGACAGCCCCGGGATGGAGAGATCTCAGGTGTGGACTACAACTTCGTGTCCATCGAGGAGTTCTTCTCCCTGGAGGAgtctggagctctgctggagagCGGCAAGTTCAAAG GAAACTACTACGGGACTCCCCGACCCGTCCACATTGGTCCAGAAAGTCCCCCAATCACATACCAGGAACACCGTAACCTGCTGAGAAACTTCAGAACACGAAGCAAATCTCTGAGTAACCTAGAGAaagctgtggaggagggagacaaCAGTGAGGAGGACAGCGGGCTGTCAG CAGGTTTGGCTGGAGCTCCACCCACCACCCTGCCTCTCAGCCAATCAAGGAAGGGAATGGGGAACGGAGGagaaggcaaacgagcaggaaGAGGAGTAGGTCCCCTCCCTGAAAACTGGGAGCTGGCCTTCAGTGACTCGGGGGAGCCGTACTACATCAA TCATAACAACAAGACAACCAGCTGGCTGGATCCTCGCACACAAGGCAAAGAGACACCTTCCTGCATCGAAC TCCCAGATTTTACAGAGCAGCCCAGCCAGCTGAAGGGTTACTCCGTTCACACTTGCCTCTCTAAAGGTCCTCGAGGATTTGGCTTTAATATTGTGGGAGGAAGTCGCCCCAGAGAGTTTCTTCAGGTGTACAGCGTCACACCTGGAGGACCTGCAGCCCTTAACACAG CTGACATCCTGGTTTATATCAACAACTCCTGCGTGTTGGGACGCTCTCATAAAGAGGTGGTGGAGATGCTAAAGTCTGTGCCAATGGGTCAGAGCGTGGACGTGGTACTACGGAGAGGCTACCCAATGCTCTACAACCCTGATGGCTGTCCCAAACAGAGCCTGGAGAAG CCACCGATCTCCAGTGAGACATTCAACCTGAACCAAGGCCTGACACATCTCACTTACAGCCAAACAATGGAGGCCAACGGCAGCTCACTAG GGCCCGACCAGATGCCCACCTCTAATGCTGCTCAGCAAATGACAAATGGGATGACAGGCCCATCCACACCCACATCTTCGGCCTCAGACCCTCTGGGTCCACAGCCCCCTTTAGACAGAGCTACGACCAATCACAGTGACTCTGATGGTGGTCAGTCCAGCACTGAATCTCGAAG GTATTTGATTCGTTACAACAGCAGCACCCTCcctgctttctcctcctcctcgctcctgcaCCACCAGAACTCTAAGTCTTCAGAGAGTGATCTGTCTACATCCACTCTCCCCATTTCATCAGCTACGCTCCCCTTCAACTCCTCATCCTCCCACACTCTATCCAAACTGCCTGTCTCTGAACCTGAGACAAGTCTCATTCAGaactccagcagccacaccagcgCAGACAAGCCCCATCCCTCCTCTGCATCTCCAGGAGTTCCAGCTATTCCCCAGAAAGCTCCTGCTATGACACCACCCAGAGATGTCCCCTCCTGTGGCTTTAATGGATGTCCAGCCAACCACCAGGCCCCCTCCCTAGCTTCCAGAGGAAACCCCGGCCTGGTGCTCCCCTTGGGGCCGGGGTTACCCATGTCACCTCCTGATGGTGAACTTGTGCCAGTGGCCCTTGGTCGGAATGATGGTGGAGGGCTTGGATTTAGCATGACAGCTGGGGGGCAAGGAGGCCAGCTGGCAGTGGTGAGGCGGGTCTGGGATCAAAGACAATGCCCCTCACTGCAGCCAGGTGACACTATAATGAAGATCAATGGAGCAGATGTACAAAGTCTCAGCTTGTCCCAG GTCCAGAGGGTTCTCCGGGAACACaccaaacaggcagaggtcgtaCTGTTAGTCTATAGAGCAG CAGGCCCTGTCATGTCGCCAGTCATTACCCCCAATTTCTACAagtccctcccctcctctcgtGGCCTGACCAACCCCTCCTACTCACActcctcagctgcagccaaCTTGCCTTCTCCATCCACAGGTGCCTTGGTGGGGGGCATCCCCCCACTCAACCAGACTGGCTTGGCCTCAGAAAGTCCCCAGGAGAGCCACTTAACAG GGGCCTCTCCTGTCAAGACGCCTGATGGACCCCCAGTCTCTACCCTCATTCAGAGTACCAGCTTCCTGGACTCAGTTCCTGTAACACTGACATTAGAGCCACGTGATTTGCGGGGAGTAAAGGAATGCGCTGGTGGGACTCATCCTGTCAGAGAGGGCTGTGGGACAGCTGTGAAGGACACAAGAGGTGGTGGAGTGAAGtcagtggaggtggagctgaggagGCGGCCGGGCGAAGGCTTTGGATTTGTGATCGCCTCTCAGGAAGTGACCAGCG CTCTCCGCCTCTACTGCTCATACTCGCCCGGCCGTTATCAGGCTCACAACCTGcctcgcacagacacacagaacaagCTCAGACGATGCAGTAGTTGGTTCACGTCTGGACTGTTCATCATGTTGGAGCGACTGCAGTTGGCTCTGAAAGCTGTCAAGGACTCCAAAC CCCCGTCCCTTATGTCCCACCGCTTTGTGACTGTGCGCCGCGGTAGCCCAGCAGCTCGCAGTGGACAGCTTCAGCCTGGAGACCATCTGGAAGCGGTGGAAGGGCGGCCGGTCGTAGGCCTGCAGCACCGAGACCTGGCCCAGATCCTGAGAAGAGCCGGGAACACGCTGAGATTGAGCATTACGCCCAGACACC ATGACTGCTCCCTGTCAGCAGGAGCCGACCTGGATGTCAACGGTCGATTGgtaaaggaaggagggaggtcaaag GATGAGTCCAAGTTCTACAGTGTGGATCTGGAACGAGGTCCTACTGGGTTCGGTTTCTCTCTGAGGGGGGGCAGCGAGTACAACATGGGCCTGTATGTCCTGGGCCTAATGGAGGGGGGGCCAGCCcagcgcagcagcaggatgcag TCGAGGCAGAATGAACGTGGCAAGCTGGTTGGGATTCACACACATTGCCCCCTACTGGCTGCTAGTCAGATTGGGATCCGAGTCATTAGTTTGAGCAGATAA
- the magixa gene encoding membrane-associated guanylate kinase, WW and PDZ domain-containing protein 1 isoform X13 gives MWMEIFYIFYMMSGSAAMSKATVKKLHWRSKVQESFVPLGGDSGELGLAIGGGADYGEFPFVTAAPGGGAVVGDIILEIGGTPVLGMTLGDVRGVLNSCPHPIRIKTVTPGSSLCKDLRLYLSKCFTPGSMDSQLQQLIRENLYLRAVPCTTRQPRDGEISGVDYNFVSIEEFFSLEESGALLESGKFKGNYYGTPRPVHIGPESPPITYQEHRNLLRNFRTRSKSLSNLEKAVEEGDNSEEDSGLSAGLAGAPPTTLPLSQSRKGMGNGGEGKRAGRGVGPLPENWELAFSDSGEPYYINHNNKTTSWLDPRTQGKETPSCIELPDFTEQPSQLKGYSVHTCLSKGPRGFGFNIVGGSRPREFLQVYSVTPGGPAALNTADILVYINNSCVLGRSHKEVVEMLKSVPMGQSVDVVLRRGYPMLYNPDGCPKQSLEKPPISSETFNLNQGLTHLTYSQTMEANGSSLGPDQMPTSNAAQQMTNGMTGPSTPTSSASDPLGPQPPLDRATTNHSDSDGGQSSTESRRYLIRYNSSTLPAFSSSSLLHHQNSKSSESDLSTSTLPISSATLPFNSSSSHTLSKLPVSEPETSLIQNSSSHTSADKPHPSSASPGVPAIPQKAPAMTPPRDVPSCGFNGCPANHQAPSLASRGNPGLVLPLGPGLPMSPPDGELVPVALGRNDGGGLGFSMTAGGQGGQLAVVRRVWDQRQCPSLQPGDTIMKINGADVQSLSLSQVQRVLREHTKQAEVVLLVYRAAGPVMSPVITPNFYKSLPSSRGLTNPSYSHSSAAANLPSPSTGALVGGIPPLNQTGLASESPQESHLTGASPVKTPDGPPVSTLIQSTSFLDSVPVTLTLEPRDLRGVKECAGGTHPVREGCGTAVKDTRGGGVKSVEVELRRRPGEGFGFVIASQEVTSALRLYCSYSPGRYQAHNLPRTDTQNKLRRCSSWFTSGLFIMLERLQLALKAVKDSKPPSLMSHRFVTVRRGSPAARSGQLQPGDHLEAVEGRPVVGLQHRDLAQILRRAGNTLRLSITPRHHDCSLSAGADLDVNGRLVKEGGRSKDESKFYSVDLERGPTGFGFSLRGGSEYNMGLYVLGLMEGGPAQRSSRMQVSDQLVEINGDSTKGMTHSQAVEQIRRGGHQIHLVLKKGNGYVPDYVELSSLSLCMTNSKQGEPCFYVIGRTENSRP, from the exons ATGTGGATGGAGATTTTCTATATTTTCTACATGATGTCTGG cTCAGCTGCCATGTCTAAAGCTACGGTGAAGAAGCTGCACTGGCGCTCGAAG GTACAGGAGAGCTTTGTCCCACTGGGCGGGGATTCAGGTGAGCTGGGGCTGGCCATTGGAGGCGGGGCCGATTATGGTGAGTTCCCATTCGTCACGGCAGCCCCCGGTGGGGGGGCAGTGGTGGGCGATATCATCTTAGAAATCGGGGGAACTCCTGTGTTAGGAATGACGCTCGGTGATGTCAGAGGAGTCCTCAACTCCTGTCCTCATCCAATCAGAATCAAGACTGTTACACCAG GCTCATCTCTCTGTAAAGACCTCAGGTTGTACCTCAGCAAGTGTTTCACACCGGGCTCCATGGAcagtcagctgcagcagctcatcaggGAAAACCTGTACCTGCGAGCTGTGCCCT GCACGACCCGACAGCCCCGGGATGGAGAGATCTCAGGTGTGGACTACAACTTCGTGTCCATCGAGGAGTTCTTCTCCCTGGAGGAgtctggagctctgctggagagCGGCAAGTTCAAAG GAAACTACTACGGGACTCCCCGACCCGTCCACATTGGTCCAGAAAGTCCCCCAATCACATACCAGGAACACCGTAACCTGCTGAGAAACTTCAGAACACGAAGCAAATCTCTGAGTAACCTAGAGAaagctgtggaggagggagacaaCAGTGAGGAGGACAGCGGGCTGTCAG CAGGTTTGGCTGGAGCTCCACCCACCACCCTGCCTCTCAGCCAATCAAGGAAGGGAATGGGGAACGGAGGagaaggcaaacgagcaggaaGAGGAGTAGGTCCCCTCCCTGAAAACTGGGAGCTGGCCTTCAGTGACTCGGGGGAGCCGTACTACATCAA TCATAACAACAAGACAACCAGCTGGCTGGATCCTCGCACACAAGGCAAAGAGACACCTTCCTGCATCGAAC TCCCAGATTTTACAGAGCAGCCCAGCCAGCTGAAGGGTTACTCCGTTCACACTTGCCTCTCTAAAGGTCCTCGAGGATTTGGCTTTAATATTGTGGGAGGAAGTCGCCCCAGAGAGTTTCTTCAGGTGTACAGCGTCACACCTGGAGGACCTGCAGCCCTTAACACAG CTGACATCCTGGTTTATATCAACAACTCCTGCGTGTTGGGACGCTCTCATAAAGAGGTGGTGGAGATGCTAAAGTCTGTGCCAATGGGTCAGAGCGTGGACGTGGTACTACGGAGAGGCTACCCAATGCTCTACAACCCTGATGGCTGTCCCAAACAGAGCCTGGAGAAG CCACCGATCTCCAGTGAGACATTCAACCTGAACCAAGGCCTGACACATCTCACTTACAGCCAAACAATGGAGGCCAACGGCAGCTCACTAG GGCCCGACCAGATGCCCACCTCTAATGCTGCTCAGCAAATGACAAATGGGATGACAGGCCCATCCACACCCACATCTTCGGCCTCAGACCCTCTGGGTCCACAGCCCCCTTTAGACAGAGCTACGACCAATCACAGTGACTCTGATGGTGGTCAGTCCAGCACTGAATCTCGAAG GTATTTGATTCGTTACAACAGCAGCACCCTCcctgctttctcctcctcctcgctcctgcaCCACCAGAACTCTAAGTCTTCAGAGAGTGATCTGTCTACATCCACTCTCCCCATTTCATCAGCTACGCTCCCCTTCAACTCCTCATCCTCCCACACTCTATCCAAACTGCCTGTCTCTGAACCTGAGACAAGTCTCATTCAGaactccagcagccacaccagcgCAGACAAGCCCCATCCCTCCTCTGCATCTCCAGGAGTTCCAGCTATTCCCCAGAAAGCTCCTGCTATGACACCACCCAGAGATGTCCCCTCCTGTGGCTTTAATGGATGTCCAGCCAACCACCAGGCCCCCTCCCTAGCTTCCAGAGGAAACCCCGGCCTGGTGCTCCCCTTGGGGCCGGGGTTACCCATGTCACCTCCTGATGGTGAACTTGTGCCAGTGGCCCTTGGTCGGAATGATGGTGGAGGGCTTGGATTTAGCATGACAGCTGGGGGGCAAGGAGGCCAGCTGGCAGTGGTGAGGCGGGTCTGGGATCAAAGACAATGCCCCTCACTGCAGCCAGGTGACACTATAATGAAGATCAATGGAGCAGATGTACAAAGTCTCAGCTTGTCCCAG GTCCAGAGGGTTCTCCGGGAACACaccaaacaggcagaggtcgtaCTGTTAGTCTATAGAGCAG CAGGCCCTGTCATGTCGCCAGTCATTACCCCCAATTTCTACAagtccctcccctcctctcgtGGCCTGACCAACCCCTCCTACTCACActcctcagctgcagccaaCTTGCCTTCTCCATCCACAGGTGCCTTGGTGGGGGGCATCCCCCCACTCAACCAGACTGGCTTGGCCTCAGAAAGTCCCCAGGAGAGCCACTTAACAG GGGCCTCTCCTGTCAAGACGCCTGATGGACCCCCAGTCTCTACCCTCATTCAGAGTACCAGCTTCCTGGACTCAGTTCCTGTAACACTGACATTAGAGCCACGTGATTTGCGGGGAGTAAAGGAATGCGCTGGTGGGACTCATCCTGTCAGAGAGGGCTGTGGGACAGCTGTGAAGGACACAAGAGGTGGTGGAGTGAAGtcagtggaggtggagctgaggagGCGGCCGGGCGAAGGCTTTGGATTTGTGATCGCCTCTCAGGAAGTGACCAGCG CTCTCCGCCTCTACTGCTCATACTCGCCCGGCCGTTATCAGGCTCACAACCTGcctcgcacagacacacagaacaagCTCAGACGATGCAGTAGTTGGTTCACGTCTGGACTGTTCATCATGTTGGAGCGACTGCAGTTGGCTCTGAAAGCTGTCAAGGACTCCAAAC CCCCGTCCCTTATGTCCCACCGCTTTGTGACTGTGCGCCGCGGTAGCCCAGCAGCTCGCAGTGGACAGCTTCAGCCTGGAGACCATCTGGAAGCGGTGGAAGGGCGGCCGGTCGTAGGCCTGCAGCACCGAGACCTGGCCCAGATCCTGAGAAGAGCCGGGAACACGCTGAGATTGAGCATTACGCCCAGACACC ATGACTGCTCCCTGTCAGCAGGAGCCGACCTGGATGTCAACGGTCGATTGgtaaaggaaggagggaggtcaaag GATGAGTCCAAGTTCTACAGTGTGGATCTGGAACGAGGTCCTACTGGGTTCGGTTTCTCTCTGAGGGGGGGCAGCGAGTACAACATGGGCCTGTATGTCCTGGGCCTAATGGAGGGGGGGCCAGCCcagcgcagcagcaggatgcag GTGTCGGATCAGCTGGTGGAGATAAACGGAGACAGTACGAAGGGAATGACTCACAGTCAGGCCGTGGAACAGATCAGAAGAGGAGGACACCAAATCCACCTGGTCCTCAAGAAAGGAAACGGATACGTGCCCGACTATG TGGAGCTgtccagcctctctctctgtatGACAAACTCCAAACAGGGCGAACCCTGTTTCTACGTGATCGGGCGCACGGAAAACTCTCG GCCATGA
- the magixa gene encoding membrane-associated guanylate kinase, WW and PDZ domain-containing protein 1 isoform X12: MWMEIFYIFYMMSGSAAMSKATVKKLHWRSKVQESFVPLGGDSGELGLAIGGGADYGEFPFVTAAPGGGAVVGDIILEIGGTPVLGMTLGDVRGVLNSCPHPIRIKTVTPGSSLCKDLRLYLSKCFTPGSMDSQLQQLIRENLYLRAVPCTTRQPRDGEISGVDYNFVSIEEFFSLEESGALLESGKFKGNYYGTPRPVHIGPESPPITYQEHRNLLRNFRTRSKSLSNLEKAVEEGDNSEEDSGLSAGLAGAPPTTLPLSQSRKGMGNGGEGKRAGRGVGPLPENWELAFSDSGEPYYINHNNKTTSWLDPRTQGKETPSCIELPDFTEQPSQLKGYSVHTCLSKGPRGFGFNIVGGSRPREFLQVYSVTPGGPAALNTADILVYINNSCVLGRSHKEVVEMLKSVPMGQSVDVVLRRGYPMLYNPDGCPKQSLEKPPISSETFNLNQGLTHLTYSQTMEANGSSLGPDQMPTSNAAQQMTNGMTGPSTPTSSASDPLGPQPPLDRATTNHSDSDGGQSSTESRRYLIRYNSSTLPAFSSSSLLHHQNSKSSESDLSTSTLPISSATLPFNSSSSHTLSKLPVSEPETSLIQNSSSHTSADKPHPSSASPGVPAIPQKAPAMTPPRDVPSCGFNGCPANHQAPSLASRGNPGLVLPLGPGLPMSPPDGELVPVALGRNDGGGLGFSMTAGGQGGQLAVVRRVWDQRQCPSLQPGDTIMKINGADVQSLSLSQVQRVLREHTKQAEVVLLVYRAAGPVMSPVITPNFYKSLPSSRGLTNPSYSHSSAAANLPSPSTGALVGGIPPLNQTGLASESPQESHLTGASPVKTPDGPPVSTLIQSTSFLDSVPVTLTLEPRDLRGVKECAGGTHPVREGCGTAVKDTRGGGVKSVEVELRRRPGEGFGFVIASQEVTSALRLYCSYSPGRYQAHNLPRTDTQNKLRRCSSWFTSGLFIMLERLQLALKAVKDSKPPSLMSHRFVTVRRGSPAARSGQLQPGDHLEAVEGRPVVGLQHRDLAQILRRAGNTLRLSITPRHHDCSLSAGADLDVNGRLVKEGGRSKDESKFYSVDLERGPTGFGFSLRGGSEYNMGLYVLGLMEGGPAQRSSRMQVSDQLVEINGDSTKGMTHSQAVEQIRRGGHQIHLVLKKGNGYVPDYEELETSFRMPGRNQKKQLEKNSQMSTEQYWLVAYHHRDSVKRQPSCFSSH; the protein is encoded by the exons ATGTGGATGGAGATTTTCTATATTTTCTACATGATGTCTGG cTCAGCTGCCATGTCTAAAGCTACGGTGAAGAAGCTGCACTGGCGCTCGAAG GTACAGGAGAGCTTTGTCCCACTGGGCGGGGATTCAGGTGAGCTGGGGCTGGCCATTGGAGGCGGGGCCGATTATGGTGAGTTCCCATTCGTCACGGCAGCCCCCGGTGGGGGGGCAGTGGTGGGCGATATCATCTTAGAAATCGGGGGAACTCCTGTGTTAGGAATGACGCTCGGTGATGTCAGAGGAGTCCTCAACTCCTGTCCTCATCCAATCAGAATCAAGACTGTTACACCAG GCTCATCTCTCTGTAAAGACCTCAGGTTGTACCTCAGCAAGTGTTTCACACCGGGCTCCATGGAcagtcagctgcagcagctcatcaggGAAAACCTGTACCTGCGAGCTGTGCCCT GCACGACCCGACAGCCCCGGGATGGAGAGATCTCAGGTGTGGACTACAACTTCGTGTCCATCGAGGAGTTCTTCTCCCTGGAGGAgtctggagctctgctggagagCGGCAAGTTCAAAG GAAACTACTACGGGACTCCCCGACCCGTCCACATTGGTCCAGAAAGTCCCCCAATCACATACCAGGAACACCGTAACCTGCTGAGAAACTTCAGAACACGAAGCAAATCTCTGAGTAACCTAGAGAaagctgtggaggagggagacaaCAGTGAGGAGGACAGCGGGCTGTCAG CAGGTTTGGCTGGAGCTCCACCCACCACCCTGCCTCTCAGCCAATCAAGGAAGGGAATGGGGAACGGAGGagaaggcaaacgagcaggaaGAGGAGTAGGTCCCCTCCCTGAAAACTGGGAGCTGGCCTTCAGTGACTCGGGGGAGCCGTACTACATCAA TCATAACAACAAGACAACCAGCTGGCTGGATCCTCGCACACAAGGCAAAGAGACACCTTCCTGCATCGAAC TCCCAGATTTTACAGAGCAGCCCAGCCAGCTGAAGGGTTACTCCGTTCACACTTGCCTCTCTAAAGGTCCTCGAGGATTTGGCTTTAATATTGTGGGAGGAAGTCGCCCCAGAGAGTTTCTTCAGGTGTACAGCGTCACACCTGGAGGACCTGCAGCCCTTAACACAG CTGACATCCTGGTTTATATCAACAACTCCTGCGTGTTGGGACGCTCTCATAAAGAGGTGGTGGAGATGCTAAAGTCTGTGCCAATGGGTCAGAGCGTGGACGTGGTACTACGGAGAGGCTACCCAATGCTCTACAACCCTGATGGCTGTCCCAAACAGAGCCTGGAGAAG CCACCGATCTCCAGTGAGACATTCAACCTGAACCAAGGCCTGACACATCTCACTTACAGCCAAACAATGGAGGCCAACGGCAGCTCACTAG GGCCCGACCAGATGCCCACCTCTAATGCTGCTCAGCAAATGACAAATGGGATGACAGGCCCATCCACACCCACATCTTCGGCCTCAGACCCTCTGGGTCCACAGCCCCCTTTAGACAGAGCTACGACCAATCACAGTGACTCTGATGGTGGTCAGTCCAGCACTGAATCTCGAAG GTATTTGATTCGTTACAACAGCAGCACCCTCcctgctttctcctcctcctcgctcctgcaCCACCAGAACTCTAAGTCTTCAGAGAGTGATCTGTCTACATCCACTCTCCCCATTTCATCAGCTACGCTCCCCTTCAACTCCTCATCCTCCCACACTCTATCCAAACTGCCTGTCTCTGAACCTGAGACAAGTCTCATTCAGaactccagcagccacaccagcgCAGACAAGCCCCATCCCTCCTCTGCATCTCCAGGAGTTCCAGCTATTCCCCAGAAAGCTCCTGCTATGACACCACCCAGAGATGTCCCCTCCTGTGGCTTTAATGGATGTCCAGCCAACCACCAGGCCCCCTCCCTAGCTTCCAGAGGAAACCCCGGCCTGGTGCTCCCCTTGGGGCCGGGGTTACCCATGTCACCTCCTGATGGTGAACTTGTGCCAGTGGCCCTTGGTCGGAATGATGGTGGAGGGCTTGGATTTAGCATGACAGCTGGGGGGCAAGGAGGCCAGCTGGCAGTGGTGAGGCGGGTCTGGGATCAAAGACAATGCCCCTCACTGCAGCCAGGTGACACTATAATGAAGATCAATGGAGCAGATGTACAAAGTCTCAGCTTGTCCCAG GTCCAGAGGGTTCTCCGGGAACACaccaaacaggcagaggtcgtaCTGTTAGTCTATAGAGCAG CAGGCCCTGTCATGTCGCCAGTCATTACCCCCAATTTCTACAagtccctcccctcctctcgtGGCCTGACCAACCCCTCCTACTCACActcctcagctgcagccaaCTTGCCTTCTCCATCCACAGGTGCCTTGGTGGGGGGCATCCCCCCACTCAACCAGACTGGCTTGGCCTCAGAAAGTCCCCAGGAGAGCCACTTAACAG GGGCCTCTCCTGTCAAGACGCCTGATGGACCCCCAGTCTCTACCCTCATTCAGAGTACCAGCTTCCTGGACTCAGTTCCTGTAACACTGACATTAGAGCCACGTGATTTGCGGGGAGTAAAGGAATGCGCTGGTGGGACTCATCCTGTCAGAGAGGGCTGTGGGACAGCTGTGAAGGACACAAGAGGTGGTGGAGTGAAGtcagtggaggtggagctgaggagGCGGCCGGGCGAAGGCTTTGGATTTGTGATCGCCTCTCAGGAAGTGACCAGCG CTCTCCGCCTCTACTGCTCATACTCGCCCGGCCGTTATCAGGCTCACAACCTGcctcgcacagacacacagaacaagCTCAGACGATGCAGTAGTTGGTTCACGTCTGGACTGTTCATCATGTTGGAGCGACTGCAGTTGGCTCTGAAAGCTGTCAAGGACTCCAAAC CCCCGTCCCTTATGTCCCACCGCTTTGTGACTGTGCGCCGCGGTAGCCCAGCAGCTCGCAGTGGACAGCTTCAGCCTGGAGACCATCTGGAAGCGGTGGAAGGGCGGCCGGTCGTAGGCCTGCAGCACCGAGACCTGGCCCAGATCCTGAGAAGAGCCGGGAACACGCTGAGATTGAGCATTACGCCCAGACACC ATGACTGCTCCCTGTCAGCAGGAGCCGACCTGGATGTCAACGGTCGATTGgtaaaggaaggagggaggtcaaag GATGAGTCCAAGTTCTACAGTGTGGATCTGGAACGAGGTCCTACTGGGTTCGGTTTCTCTCTGAGGGGGGGCAGCGAGTACAACATGGGCCTGTATGTCCTGGGCCTAATGGAGGGGGGGCCAGCCcagcgcagcagcaggatgcag GTGTCGGATCAGCTGGTGGAGATAAACGGAGACAGTACGAAGGGAATGACTCACAGTCAGGCCGTGGAACAGATCAGAAGAGGAGGACACCAAATCCACCTGGTCCTCAAGAAAGGAAACGGATACGTGCCCGACTATG aggagctggaaactagcttcaggatgccaggaagaaaccagaaaaaacagctggaaaagAACAGTCagatgagcactga GCAATATTGGTTGGTCGCGTATCATCACAGAGACTCCGTGAAGAgacaaccgtcttgtttttccagccactaa